In Pseudonocardia sp. EC080619-01, the following proteins share a genomic window:
- a CDS encoding RNA polymerase sigma factor produces the protein MSTAPDGLDAAADDWLISKVKQGQVDAYEELVRRHRDRIYRIALRMVGNPHDAEDVAQDVVLTLWTALTGFSGGSRFTTWLYRVVVNRCINLIDRRRHHEPLDDSNVASSPGADAHAVAKGHARAALDAVTGLPTELRAVVVLADIENMRYQEVATILNVSEATVRGRLHRARRQLLVTLREWT, from the coding sequence ATGAGTACCGCCCCGGACGGACTCGACGCAGCCGCCGACGACTGGCTGATCAGCAAGGTCAAACAGGGGCAGGTCGATGCCTACGAGGAGCTGGTGCGTCGCCACCGTGACCGGATCTATCGGATCGCGCTACGGATGGTAGGAAACCCCCACGATGCCGAAGACGTCGCCCAGGACGTCGTCTTGACGTTGTGGACCGCGTTGACCGGCTTCTCGGGTGGTAGCCGATTCACCACCTGGCTCTACCGGGTAGTGGTCAACCGCTGCATCAATCTGATCGACAGGCGACGCCATCATGAACCGCTCGACGACTCGAACGTCGCCTCCTCCCCCGGCGCCGATGCGCACGCCGTGGCCAAGGGCCACGCCCGGGCAGCGCTCGACGCAGTGACCGGCCTGCCCACCGAGCTACGAGCTGTAGTGGTGCTGGCCGACATCGAGAACATGCGCTACCAGGAAGTTGCCACCATCCTGAACGTGTCGGAGGCGACCGTCCGTGGACGGCTGCACCGCGCGCGACGCCAACTTCTCGTCACCCTCCGGGAGTGGACATGA
- a CDS encoding Asp23/Gls24 family envelope stress response protein yields the protein MNIHDGGHDHHEQMDEQMLACGRSADALLGQVAGGQGERRDEHQSGCVHCQAALAEYERLWSPVRDLAAEKISAPEGRFDRILQRVRGALSEPEHAVMPGPDGVLRISTRVIVVIARRSAQSVTGVRVALGRTISGAADEHVAVGVTGESTAVEITLAADYGHDLRVLGEQVRQAVIDRIHELTGLHAAEVTVSIDDVLE from the coding sequence ATGAATATCCACGACGGGGGACACGACCACCACGAGCAGATGGACGAGCAGATGCTGGCCTGCGGACGGTCGGCGGACGCGCTGCTCGGGCAGGTCGCGGGGGGCCAAGGCGAGCGCCGAGACGAGCACCAGAGCGGGTGTGTGCACTGTCAGGCGGCGTTGGCCGAGTACGAGCGTCTGTGGTCCCCAGTACGCGACCTCGCCGCCGAGAAGATCTCAGCTCCAGAAGGCCGGTTCGACCGGATCCTGCAGCGCGTACGTGGAGCGTTGTCAGAGCCCGAGCATGCTGTGATGCCCGGACCCGACGGCGTCCTGCGGATCTCAACACGAGTCATCGTGGTGATCGCACGCCGGTCGGCCCAGTCAGTGACCGGTGTACGGGTCGCTCTGGGCCGCACCATCAGCGGAGCGGCAGACGAGCACGTCGCCGTCGGCGTCACCGGTGAAAGCACCGCCGTGGAGATCACCCTCGCTGCCGACTACGGCCACGACCTGCGCGTTCTTGGGGAGCAGGTCCGCCAGGCCGTCATCGACCGCATCCACGAACTCACTGGGCTACACGCCGCCGAGGTCACCGTGTCGATCGATGACGTTCTCGAGTAG
- a CDS encoding STAS domain-containing protein, giving the protein MFPRSGQHHLVCCLGEIDTATAPQLTAVVNDLLDQCRHVTLDLSGVDYLGAAGFTALLTLRHEATQRGLFLRLGRHRSRPVHRALAASGVLEEFDRG; this is encoded by the coding sequence GTGTTCCCTCGTTCTGGACAGCACCACCTGGTCTGCTGTCTCGGAGAGATCGACACTGCCACCGCGCCCCAGCTCACCGCAGTCGTCAATGACCTGCTCGACCAGTGTCGCCATGTCACACTCGACCTGTCCGGAGTCGACTACCTGGGCGCAGCCGGCTTCACGGCACTGCTGACGCTGCGCCACGAGGCCACCCAGCGCGGACTCTTCCTGCGGTTGGGGCGTCACCGGTCTCGACCGGTCCATCGTGCATTGGCCGCCAGTGGTGTGCTCGAGGAGTTCGACCGTGGTTGA
- the gdhA gene encoding NADP-specific glutamate dehydrogenase: protein MHEALAPTYERLLARNPGEVEFHQAAREVFDSIGPAVDKHPEFADAKIVDRICEPERQVIFRVPWEDDQGRIHINRGFRVEFNSALGPYKGGLRFHPSVLLGTVKFLGFEQVFKNALTGLPIGGGKGGSDFDPRGRSDREVMRFCQSFMLELYRHLGQHTDVPAGDIGVGARELGYLFGQYKRITNRYESGVLTGKGLLYGGAQVRREATGYGCVFFVEQMLRTRGDSLEGKDVVVSGSGNVALYTIEKVRQLGGQVVACSDSSGFVHDPKGIDLDLLKEVKEVRRERISAYADRALHAEFVAERSVWEVPCEVALPSATQNELDESDARFLVGNGCLAVGEGANMPTTPRAVRVLREAGVAFAPGKAANAGGVAASALEMQQNASRDSWSFEHSEERLRQIMVGIHDRCHTTAEEYGVPGDYVAGANIAGYARVAEAMLSLGLI, encoded by the coding sequence ATGCACGAAGCGCTGGCACCGACCTACGAACGACTGTTGGCCCGGAACCCGGGCGAGGTAGAATTCCACCAGGCGGCCCGCGAGGTCTTCGACAGCATCGGCCCTGCGGTGGACAAGCATCCGGAGTTCGCAGACGCAAAGATCGTAGACCGAATCTGCGAGCCGGAACGCCAGGTAATCTTCCGGGTTCCGTGGGAGGACGACCAGGGTCGCATCCACATCAATCGCGGATTTCGAGTGGAGTTCAACAGTGCACTCGGCCCGTACAAGGGCGGACTACGGTTCCACCCGTCGGTCCTCCTGGGGACTGTGAAGTTTCTCGGGTTCGAACAGGTCTTCAAAAACGCACTGACGGGCTTGCCCATCGGCGGAGGCAAAGGTGGTTCGGACTTCGATCCACGCGGCCGATCCGACCGCGAAGTGATGCGATTCTGCCAGAGTTTCATGCTCGAGCTCTACCGCCACCTCGGCCAGCACACCGATGTCCCCGCCGGCGACATAGGCGTCGGGGCTCGCGAGTTGGGCTATCTGTTCGGCCAGTACAAGCGCATTACCAACCGCTACGAGTCCGGCGTCCTCACCGGCAAGGGACTGCTCTACGGCGGGGCCCAGGTTCGTCGCGAGGCGACAGGATATGGCTGCGTGTTCTTCGTCGAGCAGATGTTGCGGACCCGAGGTGATTCCCTCGAAGGCAAAGACGTTGTTGTCTCCGGATCAGGAAATGTCGCTCTTTACACGATCGAGAAGGTGCGACAGCTCGGCGGGCAGGTCGTTGCCTGTTCGGACTCGAGCGGATTCGTGCACGACCCGAAGGGCATCGACCTCGACCTACTGAAAGAGGTCAAAGAGGTCCGACGTGAGCGCATCTCTGCTTACGCCGACCGAGCATTGCACGCCGAGTTCGTGGCTGAGCGTTCGGTGTGGGAGGTTCCCTGTGAGGTCGCGCTCCCCTCGGCGACTCAGAACGAGCTCGACGAGTCCGACGCCCGCTTCCTGGTCGGTAACGGCTGCCTTGCGGTCGGCGAGGGCGCGAACATGCCTACGACCCCGCGCGCGGTGCGGGTGCTGCGCGAGGCCGGGGTTGCCTTCGCCCCGGGTAAAGCCGCGAATGCGGGCGGAGTTGCGGCGTCCGCACTGGAGATGCAGCAGAACGCCTCCCGTGACTCGTGGAGCTTCGAACACTCCGAGGAGCGGCTACGACAAATCATGGTGGGTATCCACGATCGGTGTCATACCACCGCCGAGGAGTACGGGGTTCCCGGCGACTATGTTGCAGGAGCCAACATTGCCGGCTATGCCCGGGTGGCTGAGGCCATGCTGTCGTTGGGACTGATCTGA
- the mihF gene encoding integration host factor, actinobacterial type, with the protein MVVPHLTAHERAAALDKALAARRVRAQVKARLQCAEISIEEVLQQSETSDALKQMKVSDLIEALPNFGAGRTQALMARLGIAPNRRIRGLGERQRTALSIEYPKV; encoded by the coding sequence ATGGTCGTTCCGCACTTGACCGCTCACGAGCGCGCCGCGGCACTGGATAAGGCGCTTGCAGCACGCCGGGTCCGGGCTCAGGTCAAAGCGCGGCTACAGTGTGCTGAGATCAGCATCGAAGAAGTGCTCCAGCAATCGGAGACCAGCGATGCCCTGAAGCAGATGAAAGTCAGCGACCTGATCGAGGCACTTCCCAACTTCGGTGCAGGTAGGACACAGGCCCTCATGGCGCGGCTCGGAATAGCCCCCAACCGCCGTATCCGTGGGCTCGGGGAACGTCAGCGCACCGCACTGAGTATCGAATACCCTAAAGTCTGA
- a CDS encoding ATP-binding protein, whose amino-acid sequence MVILTWQVLSGELDRLLRRMRLPYLRWPPRMSSQLRGRSAGTPAQLLEVLLHEEIVGRDAATRRLHRKKRESPDREVVRLLTPGGHPRAHPGALSALEWIGRAEDLGVVGPSRIGKSHFVDALAHAATEVDLRVAWFTLESLTATLGWAEVGASFARTVSRILRADLIVVDDIGMLPAGQDAAEALYRSVDGAFEHRSLAVTSNIPSGFDTPMSKTVATATVDLLLHHAHLVQTIGDSHRPAEALAGKRGPLGLTGPSRL is encoded by the coding sequence GTGGTGATTCTGACCTGGCAGGTCCTGTCGGGCGAACTCGATCGGCTCCTGCGCCGGATGCGGCTGCCCTACCTGCGCTGGCCGCCCCGGATGTCCTCGCAACTGCGCGGGCGCAGCGCTGGGACACCGGCCCAACTGCTCGAGGTTTTGCTGCACGAAGAGATCGTCGGACGCGACGCGGCCACCCGACGCCTGCACCGCAAGAAACGCGAATCTCCCGACCGGGAAGTCGTTCGCCTCCTGACACCCGGAGGACACCCTCGGGCCCACCCAGGCGCATTGAGCGCCCTGGAGTGGATCGGGCGGGCCGAGGACCTGGGCGTCGTCGGCCCGTCGCGGATCGGGAAGTCACATTTCGTCGATGCGTTGGCGCACGCCGCGACCGAGGTCGACCTGCGTGTCGCCTGGTTCACCCTCGAATCACTGACCGCCACCCTGGGGTGGGCCGAGGTCGGCGCCTCGTTCGCCCGCACCGTGTCGAGGATCCTGCGCGCCGACCTGATCGTCGTCGACGACATCGGCATGCTGCCCGCCGGACAAGACGCGGCCGAGGCGTTGTACCGCAGCGTCGACGGCGCCTTCGAGCACCGTTCGCTCGCGGTCACCAGCAACATCCCCTCCGGCTTCGACACCCCGATGTCCAAGACGGTGGCCACGGCGACGGTCGACCTGCTACTCCACCACGCCCACCTGGTCCAGACCATCGGCGACTCACATCGCCCCGCCGAGGCCCTGGCCGGCAAAAGGGGGCCCCTTGGCCTGACCGGTCCGAGCCGACTCTGA
- a CDS encoding MarR family winged helix-turn-helix transcriptional regulator, translating to MLRSGPQPGHHQASRVVPGGARRYLRFSEETVRLHGFAPQQYQLMLAVKGLQLRHHSTVELVNRAQGQNLVQRGSDPDDARTVRVALTAGGEQALAQLGALHRAELKRMGAILTPPTVQPLRH from the coding sequence GTGCTGCGGTCAGGACCGCAGCCAGGGCACCACCAGGCGAGCCGAGTAGTACCAGGAGGAGCCCGGCGCTACCTACGATTCAGCGAGGAGACCGTACGGCTGCACGGCTTCGCCCCTCAGCAGTATCAGTTGATGCTCGCAGTCAAAGGACTGCAGCTACGACACCACAGCACGGTCGAGTTGGTGAACCGGGCACAGGGCCAGAACTTGGTGCAGCGGGGCTCTGATCCCGACGACGCTCGTACCGTCCGGGTCGCGCTCACAGCCGGAGGCGAGCAGGCACTCGCCCAGCTCGGTGCCCTGCACCGCGCTGAGCTCAAGCGCATGGGCGCGATTCTGACCCCGCCCACCGTGCAACCGCTACGGCATTAG
- a CDS encoding Lsr2 family protein, with the protein MTQIHTVRLVDDLSGVEATETVAFGLDGKQFEIDLSGDNANTLREALGPFVAVARRSGGRQARQRRRGTAASSSVEARGRSQAIRVWARENGYAVSQRGRIPADVVSAYEASASNSKTATAAPAKSRRAASNGAAPRTAETAKTNSVQFSG; encoded by the coding sequence GTGACACAAATCCACACTGTACGATTGGTCGACGACCTTTCCGGTGTCGAGGCCACCGAAACTGTTGCGTTCGGCCTCGACGGCAAACAGTTCGAGATCGACCTGAGTGGCGACAACGCGAACACCCTTCGCGAAGCGCTCGGCCCGTTCGTCGCCGTCGCCCGCAGATCCGGGGGCCGTCAGGCACGTCAGCGTAGACGCGGTACCGCCGCGAGTAGCAGCGTGGAGGCACGCGGACGCAGCCAGGCGATACGAGTGTGGGCACGGGAGAACGGCTATGCTGTTTCCCAGCGTGGGCGGATCCCTGCCGATGTGGTATCGGCCTATGAGGCGAGTGCTTCGAACTCCAAGACGGCAACTGCCGCCCCGGCCAAGTCTCGCAGGGCGGCGTCGAACGGTGCGGCCCCGCGCACGGCGGAGACAGCAAAGACGAACTCGGTGCAGTTCAGCGGCTGA
- a CDS encoding anti-sigma regulatory factor, which translates to MTDLDFTAESLCLGRCDQTALRRLRHWLRQRVRNPDLAIDAALVVTELVTNAIEHAGGVRAVRMSVAPTSRVRVEVDDWAPGTAPTIDRSRFSGSHGYGMVVVDHVASWGVRYSDADKTVWACL; encoded by the coding sequence GTGACCGATCTGGACTTCACTGCCGAATCGTTGTGCCTCGGCCGCTGCGACCAGACCGCTCTGCGGCGGCTCCGCCACTGGTTGCGTCAGCGCGTGCGGAACCCGGATCTGGCCATTGATGCTGCGCTGGTCGTCACCGAGCTCGTGACCAATGCGATCGAGCATGCAGGGGGTGTACGTGCGGTACGGATGAGTGTTGCTCCGACCAGCCGGGTCCGAGTCGAGGTCGACGACTGGGCCCCGGGGACGGCCCCGACCATCGACCGTTCTCGCTTCTCAGGTTCGCACGGCTACGGGATGGTCGTAGTCGACCACGTGGCGTCGTGGGGAGTTCGGTACTCGGATGCCGACAAAACGGTCTGGGCCTGCTTATGA
- a CDS encoding CBS domain-containing protein codes for MEPDDLDPTPEEQLATGQRSITDSCRPDAPPETLDPRLRQLMSTRLVAITPNTPIRTALDLMLVQGTHHLPVFDGVRCVGVVTESDVLRGIAAQHSPIGHVTLTAESPLVRAIVLPESTRLVEAAAAMSAKRQDMVLVESGGRVRGIVTATDIVRHYATRH; via the coding sequence ATGGAACCAGACGACCTCGACCCCACGCCGGAAGAACAACTTGCAACCGGCCAACGCAGCATCACCGACTCTTGCCGGCCCGACGCGCCGCCCGAGACGCTCGACCCTCGTCTCCGGCAACTCATGTCGACCCGGCTGGTTGCGATCACTCCGAACACGCCGATTCGAACTGCTCTGGATTTGATGCTCGTCCAGGGGACTCACCACCTGCCAGTGTTCGACGGCGTCAGATGCGTGGGTGTGGTAACAGAGTCTGATGTGCTGCGCGGGATCGCTGCACAGCATAGTCCGATCGGGCACGTGACCTTGACCGCCGAATCACCTCTGGTGCGAGCAATCGTGCTTCCCGAGTCAACACGACTAGTCGAGGCTGCAGCGGCGATGTCTGCAAAACGGCAGGACATGGTGTTGGTCGAGTCTGGCGGACGAGTACGCGGGATCGTCACCGCCACCGACATCGTACGCCACTACGCTACGAGGCATTAG
- a CDS encoding VOC family protein — MPEQSAAFDHLIHWVHDLDAARSSYDESGLPTQAALTMPGFRNAAWSVDDERYVELATVDDWEAVAASKYAGSLDILKAAIEARPPSGLVTFAVDVPDVRATAARLREAGRDVVEIEVRFEEHNAGFVEAFVRDAPSYFPFFISYQPPRAEIARMRAAHRAAEVITSEDRPDLVALLVRSGAPETDARDLAELVGSEVDGSTVALSGAEVRFEQGAPAGLYGIEVRGLDHASGSIEVAGMTVVPET, encoded by the coding sequence ATGCCGGAGCAGTCAGCCGCGTTCGATCACCTCATCCATTGGGTGCACGACCTGGATGCAGCGAGGTCCTCGTATGACGAGTCTGGCCTGCCGACCCAAGCTGCGCTGACAATGCCCGGGTTCCGCAACGCGGCCTGGAGTGTCGATGATGAGCGGTATGTCGAGCTGGCCACGGTCGATGACTGGGAAGCTGTCGCCGCCTCCAAGTACGCCGGGAGCCTCGACATCCTCAAGGCAGCAATCGAGGCGCGTCCCCCTTCAGGTCTGGTGACCTTCGCCGTCGACGTTCCGGACGTGCGGGCGACGGCGGCCCGGCTTCGCGAGGCCGGCCGCGACGTGGTCGAGATCGAGGTGCGGTTCGAGGAACACAACGCCGGGTTCGTCGAGGCCTTCGTCCGCGATGCGCCGTCATACTTCCCGTTCTTCATCAGCTACCAGCCTCCGCGCGCCGAGATCGCCAGGATGCGTGCCGCGCACCGCGCCGCCGAGGTAATCACCTCCGAGGACCGCCCGGATCTTGTCGCCCTCCTGGTTCGCAGCGGCGCCCCGGAGACGGACGCACGTGATCTGGCGGAGCTCGTCGGAAGTGAGGTGGATGGCTCGACCGTCGCCCTGTCCGGTGCCGAGGTCCGCTTCGAGCAGGGCGCCCCCGCCGGCCTGTACGGGATCGAGGTCCGCGGACTCGACCACGCGAGCGGTTCGATCGAGGTCGCAGGCATGACCGTGGTGCCAGAGACGTAG
- a CDS encoding ABC transporter substrate-binding protein — MRRRQAVVGLLGALAAGLMAGCGSGAQQMPADPTGELGAFPVTLTHGQGTVTIPAAPQRVVVLGLADTQIATALGATIVGATINPSSPDGAWPGVSPQVRPELRTLDSITPNLEAIAGLRPDLILMTTAQPSFSAAYAEISAIAPTVSYRTELLQDPGEELVRIIGHALGRDDEAQQLIDRSSATLAEFRTRHPELDGARYAFGQYVQGGTYLVVSPGSPVTALFGDIGLELPAPIAGLPVQQAATTQVAAENLGVLDSADIVFLGVGADSDRTAFLSQPLVAASAPARAGRLHFLTFDQAGLLFQPNPANTEAVLGLLEPLMSGVGTR; from the coding sequence ATGCGACGACGACAGGCTGTTGTCGGCCTTCTGGGCGCACTAGCGGCCGGGCTGATGGCCGGCTGTGGTTCCGGCGCCCAGCAGATGCCTGCCGATCCGACCGGAGAGCTCGGTGCGTTCCCGGTGACCCTGACTCACGGCCAGGGCACCGTGACGATCCCGGCAGCGCCGCAGCGGGTCGTCGTGCTCGGACTTGCCGACACTCAGATCGCCACCGCGCTCGGCGCCACGATCGTCGGCGCCACGATCAACCCGTCCAGCCCGGACGGCGCCTGGCCCGGAGTGTCACCCCAGGTCCGGCCCGAGCTCCGCACACTTGACTCGATCACCCCGAACCTCGAGGCGATCGCGGGGCTGCGCCCCGATCTGATCCTGATGACGACTGCGCAGCCGTCGTTCTCCGCGGCCTATGCCGAGATCTCAGCGATCGCACCGACTGTCTCCTATCGAACGGAGCTGTTGCAGGACCCCGGCGAGGAGCTTGTACGAATCATCGGGCACGCCCTCGGGCGCGACGACGAGGCACAGCAGCTCATCGACCGCTCGTCGGCCACGCTCGCGGAGTTCCGCACACGACACCCGGAGCTCGACGGCGCCCGGTATGCGTTCGGTCAGTACGTCCAGGGCGGGACCTACCTCGTCGTCTCTCCGGGCAGCCCGGTGACAGCACTGTTCGGTGACATCGGGTTGGAGCTGCCTGCGCCGATCGCCGGACTGCCGGTGCAGCAGGCCGCCACCACGCAGGTGGCCGCCGAGAATCTCGGGGTACTCGACAGCGCCGACATAGTGTTCCTCGGCGTCGGCGCGGATTCCGATCGCACTGCGTTCCTCAGCCAGCCGCTCGTCGCGGCATCAGCGCCGGCTCGCGCAGGTCGTCTGCACTTTCTGACTTTCGATCAGGCAGGGCTGCTGTTCCAGCCGAACCCTGCCAACACCGAGGCCGTCCTGGGCTTGCTGGAACCATTGATGTCGGGGGTGGGCACCCGATGA
- a CDS encoding tetratricopeptide repeat protein, whose amino-acid sequence MAELAQLDHLLSETPTSPRISVISGTAGVGKTALALHWAHRHRDRFPHGQLHINLRGYDPDEPLDASEALGAVLRALGTPGTQIPAELDELAATYRSLVAGRRLLVLLDNAMSAEQVRPLLPGTPSTAVLVTSRDSLAGLVARNGARRLTVDRLPVADAVVLVQSLVGVRAEQNPSWATVVAQRCARLPLAVRVAAELTAARPATPLETLVAELNDEHRRLEVLDAAGDPRTAVRAVFSWSYHQLPGEAARAFRLLGLHPGPDLELYGTAALVDTDLGPADAVLATLARANLIREIAPNRFEMHDLLRAYAIERCTDTDTENDRRQAQTRLLDHYLHSAASAMNVLAPAQARRRPGVNTATTPTPPMHDATTARTWLDVQRATLVTVCAHAATHDWPAHATDLAAVLGRYFQLGGHHADALAVHTHARRAAAHNDDRLGEARALDNLGLAHRAQDRYLQAAEHHQQAASLFRAAKNHSGEADALINLGAIAWQRGQYADAAADQVRAVQLFRDCGDRSGEAWAVSALGFLRRRQGRYREAVEHHRRGLALFEGLDDGVGEAYTHASLGLALARLGRHEQSMAHHRRSLVLFRDNHDRSGEAYGLGNLGLLRCVQGHLTEAAGHHRQALDLAREIGDRAAEAYNLDDLAVVYRRQGHLALALDYHQDSLALCRAIGESPGEAKVLNGLGETYHASGQPASARERHSGALELAARIGDRYEQARAYHGLARCLRAVHDDVAAERHARDARALSAQFDIASDLAAPGTGSVGG is encoded by the coding sequence GTGGCCGAGCTCGCCCAGCTCGACCACCTTCTGTCGGAGACACCGACCAGCCCCCGGATCTCGGTGATCTCAGGGACCGCCGGTGTCGGCAAGACGGCATTGGCGCTGCACTGGGCCCACCGACACCGCGATCGCTTCCCCCACGGCCAGCTCCACATCAATCTGCGTGGCTACGACCCGGACGAACCGCTGGACGCCTCCGAGGCCCTCGGCGCGGTTCTCCGCGCCCTCGGCACGCCCGGCACGCAGATACCGGCCGAACTCGACGAGCTCGCGGCCACCTACCGGAGCCTGGTGGCCGGACGCCGACTCCTCGTGCTGCTGGACAACGCGATGTCGGCCGAACAGGTCCGCCCGCTACTTCCCGGCACACCCTCGACCGCGGTCTTGGTGACCAGCCGTGACTCGCTCGCCGGGCTGGTCGCTCGCAACGGCGCCCGCCGGCTCACAGTCGATCGCCTCCCGGTCGCCGACGCCGTCGTGTTGGTGCAGTCGCTGGTCGGTGTCCGGGCCGAGCAGAACCCCAGCTGGGCCACGGTCGTGGCCCAGCGCTGCGCCCGCTTGCCGCTGGCAGTGCGAGTCGCAGCGGAGCTGACAGCGGCCCGCCCCGCGACCCCTTTGGAGACACTCGTCGCCGAGCTGAACGACGAGCACCGTCGGCTGGAGGTCCTCGATGCTGCTGGCGACCCCCGCACCGCGGTGCGGGCGGTCTTCTCCTGGTCTTACCACCAGCTTCCCGGTGAGGCCGCACGAGCGTTTCGCCTGCTCGGTCTCCACCCCGGACCCGACCTAGAGCTCTACGGCACCGCCGCACTCGTCGACACCGACCTCGGCCCGGCCGACGCGGTGTTGGCGACCCTCGCCCGTGCGAACCTGATCCGCGAGATCGCGCCGAACAGATTCGAGATGCACGACCTGCTGCGGGCATACGCGATCGAGCGCTGCACCGACACCGACACCGAGAACGACCGGCGGCAGGCACAGACGAGGCTGCTCGACCACTACCTGCACAGCGCTGCGAGCGCGATGAACGTCCTGGCCCCGGCCCAGGCGCGACGGCGCCCGGGCGTGAACACAGCCACCACCCCCACCCCGCCGATGCATGACGCGACCACCGCGCGTACCTGGCTCGACGTTCAACGCGCCACCCTGGTCACCGTGTGCGCCCACGCCGCGACCCATGACTGGCCGGCCCACGCGACAGACCTGGCGGCTGTACTCGGCCGGTACTTCCAGCTCGGTGGGCACCACGCGGACGCTCTCGCCGTGCACACTCACGCGCGCCGCGCCGCAGCGCACAACGACGACCGACTCGGCGAGGCCCGCGCACTCGACAACCTGGGCCTGGCCCACCGAGCGCAGGACCGCTACCTGCAGGCGGCCGAACACCACCAACAAGCTGCCTCGTTGTTCCGCGCCGCCAAGAACCACAGCGGCGAAGCCGACGCGTTGATCAACCTGGGAGCGATCGCCTGGCAACGAGGCCAGTATGCCGATGCCGCCGCCGACCAAGTTCGGGCAGTGCAGCTGTTCCGGGACTGCGGGGACCGCAGCGGAGAGGCATGGGCGGTCTCGGCTCTCGGATTCCTGCGGCGTCGACAAGGGCGCTACCGGGAAGCCGTGGAGCACCATCGGCGGGGGCTCGCCCTGTTCGAAGGTCTCGATGACGGGGTAGGGGAGGCTTACACGCATGCCAGCCTGGGCCTGGCGCTGGCCCGCCTGGGACGACACGAACAGTCGATGGCACACCACCGTCGAAGCCTCGTTCTGTTCCGTGACAACCACGACCGAAGCGGTGAGGCCTACGGGCTGGGCAACCTGGGCCTGCTCCGGTGCGTGCAGGGCCACCTCACCGAGGCCGCCGGACACCATCGGCAGGCACTCGACCTTGCGCGCGAGATCGGCGACCGGGCAGCTGAGGCCTACAATCTCGATGACCTTGCGGTCGTCTACCGGAGGCAAGGGCACCTCGCTCTGGCCCTTGATTACCACCAGGACTCACTTGCGCTCTGCCGAGCCATCGGCGAGAGCCCAGGAGAGGCGAAGGTGCTCAACGGCCTGGGGGAGACCTACCACGCAAGTGGCCAACCCGCGTCCGCCCGGGAGAGGCACAGCGGTGCCCTGGAGCTCGCCGCCCGGATCGGGGACCGCTACGAACAGGCGCGCGCCTATCACGGTCTCGCCCGCTGCCTACGCGCCGTCCACGACGACGTCGCCGCCGAGCGCCACGCCCGCGACGCCCGCGCCCTGTCCGCCCAGTTCGATATCGCGTCCGACCTCGCCGCCCCCGGGACGGGGTCGGTCGGTGGGTAG